The Bryobacteraceae bacterium genome includes a window with the following:
- a CDS encoding DDE transposase, with amino-acid sequence MRGEDRQQQEMFLYASLEDLVPADHPLRPIRAMVDEALQRLDDTFDEIYGEVGRPSIAPERLLRAQLLMLLYTIRSERMLVEQLRYNLLFRWFVGLGMSEEVWHATVFTKNRDRLLEGDVARQFFGEIVRQAKQQGLMSSEHFSVDGTMVEAWASQKSFRPKQEKSDEDEPKQGGRNREVDFRGQQRSNETHESVTDPEARLWRKSQTAEAKLSYLGHVLGENRHGLIVNVRVTKAYGRAEREAAVEMAREIPGGTKRVTLAGDKGYDTREFVEQMKDLNVTPHVAQNVSGRRSAVDGRTTRHEGYWMSQRRRKLVEEFFGWAKVVAGLRKVKLRGREKVGWLFTLAAAAYNLVRMRNLMAAATA; translated from the coding sequence ATGAGAGGAGAAGACCGTCAGCAGCAAGAGATGTTCCTGTACGCGAGCCTGGAGGATCTGGTGCCGGCCGATCACCCGCTGCGGCCGATCCGGGCGATGGTGGACGAGGCGCTGCAGAGGCTGGACGACACCTTCGATGAGATTTACGGAGAAGTGGGGCGGCCGTCGATCGCGCCGGAGCGGCTGCTGCGGGCGCAGTTGCTGATGCTGCTGTACACAATCCGGAGCGAGAGGATGCTGGTCGAGCAGCTGCGCTACAACCTGCTGTTCCGGTGGTTCGTGGGTCTGGGGATGAGCGAGGAGGTCTGGCACGCGACGGTGTTCACGAAGAACCGGGACCGGCTGCTGGAAGGGGACGTAGCGCGGCAGTTCTTTGGCGAGATCGTGCGGCAGGCGAAGCAGCAGGGGCTGATGTCGAGCGAGCATTTTTCGGTGGACGGGACGATGGTGGAGGCGTGGGCGAGCCAGAAGAGCTTCCGGCCGAAACAGGAGAAGTCGGATGAGGACGAACCGAAACAGGGTGGGCGGAATCGGGAAGTGGACTTCCGGGGGCAGCAGCGGTCGAATGAGACGCACGAGTCGGTGACGGATCCGGAGGCGCGGCTGTGGCGGAAGAGTCAGACGGCGGAGGCGAAGCTGAGCTATCTGGGACACGTGCTGGGAGAGAACCGGCACGGGCTGATCGTGAACGTGCGGGTGACGAAAGCCTACGGGCGGGCGGAGCGGGAAGCGGCGGTGGAGATGGCGCGGGAGATTCCGGGAGGGACGAAGCGGGTGACGCTGGCCGGAGACAAGGGGTACGACACGCGGGAGTTTGTGGAGCAGATGAAGGATCTGAACGTGACGCCGCATGTGGCGCAGAACGTGAGCGGACGGCGCAGCGCGGTGGATGGGAGGACGACGCGGCATGAAGGCTACTGGATGAGCCAGAGGAGGCGGAAGCTGGTGGAGGAGTTCTTCGGATGGGCGAAGGTGGTGGCGGGGCTGAGGAAGGTGAAGCTGAGGGGGCGGGAGAAGGTGGGATGGCTGTTCACGCTGGCGGCAGCCGCATACAATCTGGTGAGGATGAGGAACCTGATGGCGGCGGCGACTGCCTGA